DNA from Lates calcarifer isolate ASB-BC8 linkage group LG14, TLL_Latcal_v3, whole genome shotgun sequence:
TTTCTGTGTTGCAACAGGTTGGGCTGGCGCTCCCCCTAATTCTGCAAATTAAGCATGATTCTAGTGAAGTCTTATCAGGTTGTCTTTTGTTATGAAATACAGCCAGACAGTAATGCTTAAACCTCATGGAGAAAATTTATCACACTAATTACAATAatttgaagagagagagagagagagagagagagagagagagagagagagagagagagagagagagagagagagagagagagagcttgtgCATCTTAAATGCATAAAAACTTTACCGATTTTACTAATGCATGTGTGTCGttgatgtttctgttatttcctACTGGCTTCATAGTGAAtgtattcaaaaaaaaaaggaggacagGGATCCACCGAGGCTGGTTATACTCAGATCTAAACACCCGTGTTTTTCATGTCTGGGCATATTAAAAAGAGGACGGTTGGCGGGTTTTTTTGAAAACGAAACTGAAAGCAGAAAAACGTTCACTGGCAGAGCGCGGTTATTATCAGAACGAGAGAAGTAACAGAACAAAGAGGAGGACCTCAAGGTAGGCAACAGAGCAACACAGTTTATTATCTCTAGTAATAATCTCAAGTATCTCAAGTAATTTAgtgaacttttcttttcttttttttttttagttttattgaaAATACCTATGATGATTGAAAAACTTTTTCCTGTATGAGACAGAGGTGCAAGTGCAGTTACACTaaccacaaaatgaaaaaatatatatacagatGAGTTTTCCTATGTTTAACTGCATAAAGGGAAGTGATGCCTTGAGAAGCTACAgtagaggagagaagggagattGTGGTGGCAGGGGCGGTGGCTGGGCTGGTTAACCATCAGGGCCTGAGTCTCTTGTTTAGTCTGGAAATtctgtattttcctctgaaatttaGTGCAGTATAATTGTAAAGTCGCATTAACTAACTTCAGAATATCACTGTATTGAGTGCATGTACAtagttactttccatcactgcttGCGGCATAGTTTAATAACAAACGCAACCTGatgcaagagaaaaagaggaggtgcAGCATTCTGTGTCAGTATTGTGACAGTgattttgtgtaaaatgtttatatGTGGACAGACAGCAGAAATGAGCCTCCAGGTTTGCCATTGTGGCTGGTCCAAAGTCACAACGTACCAGGGCCTAAGAACTCACCAGGGGAGGATGGGATGCACAATGAAAGGGGTCAGGGTTGCAGAGAGTGACCAACAGTTTATGTGGACAAATGTGGAACTTACAAACGCTCAAAAGGACCTCAGGCTGGATGTCTACACCTCTTTCAAGACTGGTGGGTTTTATAGAAAAATTCCTGATTACATGTTCTGTTAGGGAAAAAGACTAAAAGAAGATCTTGACCTAATATTGCcacaaacaagacacaaagCTAAATCTGTGGAATGAATggaagacaacaacaaaaaagttgaaaaatgtcaatacACTCTAAACcaatattatattttgtttcattgtcccctgaaataatcaaacagacacatactTCTATTCAGACAAGAGCCTCCAGGTTTGTCACTGTGGTTGGACCAAAATGACGACTTATCAAGGCTTAAGAATTCACCAGGGGAAGATGGGATGCACACCGAAGGGAGTGAGGATCCCAAAGGAAGAGCAGTACTACTGGAAAAATCAGTGGGAAGTGGAAGTGAAAGTTAAAGTGGATCAAAGGAAATGTCAGCCAGCTAAAAGAGCAATCATCAAGGAGGAGGTATAAATTGTAGCATAGGGATATTTTGGGTAACCAGTCGTGTTAAAAGTAGTGTTTTAGCCATGAGATTGTGTTGTTTGGTCAGTGCatcactttggttcagactgaaatatcgcaaaacaaatatttgtgcagacattcatgggcCCCAGAGGATGATTCATCCTAAtgtaatgctaacatgctaaactgagATGGTTAACATGACATCAGTTTAACATCTGCATGTAAACATTGGAACTGTGAGCATGTTATCATGCTGATGTTAGAATTTAGCCTAAAGatcattcattatttcagtcattcattctTTCAGCGGTATAATGTATTTATGTTCAACTTTCCACCTTAACCTGATAGAAAGTGCTGGAGCCACCAGGCATGTATGTCAGCACCAACTCTGCAGCCACAGTCAACGAGAGATATAAATCAAGTATGTCAAAGATTATAATTCAGtcaaaacaagattttttaaatcacaaaatacAAAGCTAACACTGAGACTGATCATATTCTTTCACTACAGCTTTTGCACCTCCCAAAGAGGCCCAACGCTCCTCTCGGAGAACCACCAAGTCCAAGTCCGACTATCAGCATCAGGATTTCTACACCCTTCCACAGGTAAAGCAGATTCACAAGTAGTTGAAATTCTGACTTAAAACGGTCAGATGATGAAAGGTAACATGTAAGGGGAATTATCATCTTCCAGGTGAATAGATCAGTAAGGGAACCTCCAGTTACTCTTCCACCAGTAGTTCGACCTAAGGAGAAAAAAGCTAAACATCAAACATTATCACAGGTACTTAACTGTTTATTTTAGATcctatattttacatttcttaaaaAGTATTTGTAGTgactttttgcctttattagacagaagacagaagagCGATGACAGGAAATCAGAGGAAAATCCATGACTGGACCGACTatgcaacaacagcagcctcAATCAAAGAGGAGCCCAAATCACGTATGTACAGAACAACAGTTACACTTTGTTCATTATGAAATTTTTGAAAATCAATCCAAAAAATTAAGCAGCTATGGTTAAAAATTGCAATCTTCTTTATTTGTAGCATTTGCAACTCCACAACCACATTTCCAAAGACCCACAAAATCAAAGCCTGGCCATCAGCTGTATGATTTCTCCATCTATCCACAGGTAAAGCAGATTCATGAATAGTTCAAATTCTCACTCTGACTTCCATGTAAATAGAATTGACATCTGTCAGATATTTTCAGTGACTTATTGCCTTAATtagacagcagacagcagagcaaTGACAGGAAGTCGGAGTAATGGCCGTACTGACCTTCGAACAACAGCACCAGTAATCAAAGAGGAGCTTCATTCACGTACGTTTATTCAAGACTAAATCTTTCAAATCAGTAAAGCAGTCAAGGGTGGGACTGACCATCTCTTCTCACTACAGCTTTTGTGACTCCTCAATACTCTTTACAAAGACCTACAAACTCAAATTTGGGCCATCAGCGGCAGGATTTCTACAACCTTCCTCAGGTAAAGCAGATTCACAAAGATTCTGACTTTAAAGCGAcatacactgaaaacatttttttaagcagtgactttttgcctttattagaCAGCAGACTGTAGAGCAATGACAGGAAATCAGAGGAAGATCCATGGTTGTACTGGCTATGAAACAACAGCCGTGACCAAGGAGGAGCCTAAATCATGTACGTACAAAGCAAGAATTACACTTTGTTCAAGACAAAGACTTTGAAAAtcagtctgaaaataaaatggtaTTATCCTTTAATTGCAGCACTTGAAGCTCCACAACAGTCTTTCCAGAGAGCCGTAACCTCAAATGCAGGCCATCAGCTGTATGATGTCTCCGCTGGTGTACAGGTAGAGCGGATTTGTTGGAACTCTTGGACTTTGAAATGGAACCAGTATAGTGTTAAATTTACAGTGTAACTGGAATAAATATCTTGTTCTGTTCCATCTTTTAGGCGACTAAATCAGTAAGGGAGCCTCCAATTACTCCACCTCCAGCACCAGTAGTCTCACCAAGGGAGAAAGAAATTAAGCATCAAACATTATCACAGGTAACTAACCATTCATTTAATCACAAATACCATACAccacattacaataatccaagGACAATGTAAGATAGATGTAATCTATCTGTAAACCAGAACTAATTTGTTTGACTTTGAAATAATATCAACACTTTTTAACTCTCCACTTGTACCTGTCAGGATGTGCCAGTGTCATCAACCATCAGCTCTGCAACAATCAAAGAGGAACCAAAATCACGTATGTAGAGGATTATAATTCAGTCCAAACATGACTTTGCATGacaatctgaaaaataaagcagcCATGGTTGGAAGTGACCACCTCCTTTCACCACAGCTTTGCCAATTCCACCACCGTCTTTCCCAAGAGCCACACACCCAAAGCCAGGCAATCAGCCGCAGGGTTTCTCCACTGGTGAGCAGGTAAAGCAGAAATCTTTTACCATGAACATAAACCAATGCAACCCTTTCAAAACATGTAGCATCTTGTGACATGCAcctattttctttattgtgtcatttctcattgttctgAAAAGTACTAGTTAATGTAATTAATATCTGTCAGGTGAATGGATCGGCCAGGGAGCATCCACCAACAACAGTAGCCCAGCcgagggagacagacaggaaggaaaatGAGGTAAGTtgaaatgtaatataaatggACCTAAAGTATATCACAAGCATTTTTAGACCAGGCTGTGAGAGACACACTCAACACCTTTTGCTTTGTATTATCaaaaaagatatttagtttaagATTAGTTTAATTctatgtgaacatgtgtgtggtTTCATTCAAGGTGAGACAGAAGAGACCCAGACCTGAAATACTGCCAAAAatacagatgaaagaaaaaatgagaaacatcagagcagctgaGCGAGCCTGTGAGGTATACTGCAGCAGGgaatcatcaatcatcaatcaatacCTTTGCTTACAAGAGAGCTGTGTTTGTATCTGAAAGTCTTTTCCAGCTGATTTCTACACAGTTTGTTGTAATCTAAAGTAGAATGCTTCATATTAGAAATCTTCCATCTTTCCCTGACAGAACGTACCAGATTCAACAAGTACCACCAACCAAAGAaattctgcagcagcagaagccaCGACAGAACATGTTGAATCAAGTACGTAGCAGTATGGTGTATTTGAGGCAAGAAATTGCTCAATAATCAGAAACACTTACAGTTTTCCTTCTTTACAGTGGGTGAAACTACACAGCCTGATTTCTCCACTGGCCTGACGGTACAGCAAACTCTTCATTTGAATATCTTTTATCACAACCAACCTTTTTTATAActtaacatttgctaattttatttattcatccatGTCTACCTGGTGTGCTTGAAGCCCAGTTGTTGAATTCATGAGCTGTTTTATGGGGTCCAGCTTGCACTCAGTGTTCAACATTTTTTAGGTGAAGGAACTGGCCCGGATGTTTTCAGCTACTACAACCCAGAACACAGCAGTCCAGTCAAAGGAGCAAAATGGAGAGAAACCGGTACTATCACAGGTTGTAGATCTTATTTTTAATCTCACTGTGCTGTCAAACAGGAGAGGAATGCTAGAGTAAAGATGATCAGTGTTGAATAGTAttgtatttatctgtttttgctGTACTTAAGTGCTTCATAACTTCTAAGTGCTTCTAGCCCAGAAACAGCAGTCCAACAGTAGCCATCCCTCACTCTTTTAATCACTCTGCGTTGTGTTGGTGGACGATAAAAAAATAAGATAGACAACTGCTTCTTTGCCAGCCACAGGGGGCAGGGAGTGTTTATTCTCTCACAGGTTGTGTATCAAACAAAATATCAGTACAGCAACTTCTCATGCCAGGGTTTCTACATGCACACCTCTCTTCAGCAGAGCCTGGTTCAAACTCAGTGCACGATTCATGTATATCCACATTTGCcacataacaaacaaaaaacacatcattttcagACCGCATAGTTACAATCGCAATGCCCGTTCAAAAGCTATATTACCACCCAACAGCTGCAATTTTGTAGAGTACAGATTACCACTGAAATATGAACACAACATGCAGATACACATCTGTGTTAAACTAGAATTATCAATACGAAACAGatttacaaaacaacacaaagagggCGCTCACATACCTGtatcaaacaaaataatatcaGTACAGCAACTTCTCATGTCGAGGTTTCTATATGCGAACCTTTaaacgagaggagaaaaccACAAGAGAAACCATACCGGAGCTCCGTTAGCCCAGCTAGCAAAACAGTGAACTAGCATGCTACATGAAAGTGCTGTACTCGATGgaacatgcacatgtacactgaaataaatatcacaacaacaatgCGATATTTGTCACCTGTACAAAGTAAAATCTGCTCCTCTGAT
Protein-coding regions in this window:
- the LOC108874164 gene encoding proteoglycan 4 isoform X3 — encoded protein: MASAPASPSETCSLENHLTCSICMDTFRDPVTTACGHSFCKKCLKANLKYNAKVCPICMTSVPSSPVVNFVLRDIVQQQQKEKKTPEENEDLYTGKDDKEASDTCTDQKVGAERLKGHNLVTPVRNVGDGACLKYGCPSEIKTPLQSCKTAEMSLQVCHCGWSKVTTYQGLRTHQGRMGCTMKGVRVAESDQQFMWTNVELTNAQKDLRLDVYTSFKTDKSLQVCHCGWTKMTTYQGLRIHQGKMGCTPKGVRIPKEEQYYWKNQWEVEVKVKVDQRKCQPAKRAIIKEEKVLEPPGMYVSTNSAATVNERYKSTFAPPKEAQRSSRRTTKSKSDYQHQDFYTLPQVNRSVREPPVTLPPVVRPKEKKAKHQTLSQTEDRRAMTGNQRKIHDWTDYATTAASIKEEPKSPFATPQPHFQRPTKSKPGHQLYDFSIYPQTADSRAMTGSRSNGRTDLRTTAPVIKEELHSPFVTPQYSLQRPTNSNLGHQRQDFYNLPQTADCRAMTGNQRKIHGCTGYETTAVTKEEPKSSLEAPQQSFQRAVTSNAGHQLYDVSAGVQATKSVREPPITPPPAPVVSPREKEIKHQTLSQDVPVSSTISSATIKEEPKSPLPIPPPSFPRATHPKPGNQPQGFSTGEQVNGSAREHPPTTVAQPRETDRKENEVRQKRPRPEILPKIQMKEKMRNIRAAERACENVPDSTSTTNQRNSAAAEATTEHVESMGETTQPDFSTGLTVKELARMFSATTTQNTAVQSKEQNGEKPVLSQAKPLVQRFSATAAQQTPAQPLEKDKENQKLSENVPDSTSIAQTNSAAAEATTKDDPKSLDDTAQPDLSTGMKVKELARMFSATTNQETAVQPTEKRKLSQVKLLAQRFSVIPAQETAVRPKKKDKENYYLSQVQRVPDSTGATAKMNPAATEATTERDPKSSCETEQLSDFSTGMKVKDLARMFLAATTQDTAVRPRRNTET
- the LOC108874164 gene encoding proteoglycan 4 isoform X1; protein product: MASAPASPSETCSLENHLTCSICMDTFRDPVTTACGHSFCKKCLKANLKYNAKVCPICMTSVPSSPVVNFVLRDIVQQQQKEKKTPEENEDLYTGKDDKEASDTCTDQKVGAERLKGHNLVTPVRNVGDGACLKYGCPSEIKTPLQSCKTAEMSLQVCHCGWSKVTTYQGLRTHQGRMGCTMKGVRVAESDQQFMWTNVELTNAQKDLRLDVYTSFKTDTYFYSDKSLQVCHCGWTKMTTYQGLRIHQGKMGCTPKGVRIPKEEQYYWKNQWEVEVKVKVDQRKCQPAKRAIIKEEKVLEPPGMYVSTNSAATVNERYKSTFAPPKEAQRSSRRTTKSKSDYQHQDFYTLPQVNRSVREPPVTLPPVVRPKEKKAKHQTLSQTEDRRAMTGNQRKIHDWTDYATTAASIKEEPKSPFATPQPHFQRPTKSKPGHQLYDFSIYPQTADSRAMTGSRSNGRTDLRTTAPVIKEELHSPFVTPQYSLQRPTNSNLGHQRQDFYNLPQTADCRAMTGNQRKIHGCTGYETTAVTKEEPKSSLEAPQQSFQRAVTSNAGHQLYDVSAGVQATKSVREPPITPPPAPVVSPREKEIKHQTLSQDVPVSSTISSATIKEEPKSPLPIPPPSFPRATHPKPGNQPQGFSTGEQVNGSAREHPPTTVAQPRETDRKENEVRQKRPRPEILPKIQMKEKMRNIRAAERACENVPDSTSTTNQRNSAAAEATTEHVESMGETTQPDFSTGLTVKELARMFSATTTQNTAVQSKEQNGEKPVLSQAKPLVQRFSATAAQQTPAQPLEKDKENQKLSENVPDSTSIAQTNSAAAEATTKDDPKSLDDTAQPDLSTGMKVKELARMFSATTNQETAVQPTEKRKLSQVKLLAQRFSVIPAQETAVRPKKKDKENYYLSQVQRVPDSTGATAKMNPAATEATTERDPKSSCETEQLSDFSTGMKVKDLARMFLAATTQDTAVRPRRNTET
- the LOC108874164 gene encoding uncharacterized protein LOC108874164 isoform X6, which produces MASAPASPSETCSLENHLTCSICMDTFRDPVTTACGHSFCKKCLKANLKYNAKVCPICMTSVPSSPVVNFVLRDIVQQQQKEKKTPEENEDLYTGKDDKEASDTCTDQKVGAERLKGHNLVTPVRNVGDGACLKYGCPSEIKTPLQSCKTAEMSLQVCHCGWSKVTTYQGLRTHQGRMGCTMKGVRVAESDQQFMWTNVELTNAQKDLRLDVYTSFKTDTYFYSDKSLQVCHCGWTKMTTYQGLRIHQGKMGCTPKGVRIPKEEQYYWKNQWEVEVKVKVDQRKCQPAKRAIIKEEKVLEPPGMYVSTNSAATVNERYKSTFAPPKEAQRSSRRTTKSKSDYQHQDFYTLPQVNRSVREPPVTLPPVVRPKEKKAKHQTLSQTEDRRAMTGNQRKIHDWTDYATTAASIKEEPKSPFATPQPHFQRPTKSKPGHQLYDFSIYPQTADSRAMTGSRSNGRTDLRTTAPVIKEELHSPFVTPQYSLQRPTNSNLGHQRQDFYNLPQTADCRAMTGNQRKIHGCTGYETTAVTKEEPKSSLEAPQQSFQRAVTSNAGHQLYDVSAGVQDVPVSSTISSATIKEEPKSPLPIPPPSFPRATHPKPGNQPQGFSTGEQVNGSAREHPPTTVAQPRETDRKENEVRQKRPRPEILPKIQMKEKMRNIRAAERACENVPDSTSTTNQRNSAAAEATTEHVESMGETTQPDFSTGLTVKELARMFSATTTQNTAVQSKEQNGEKPVLSQAKPLVQRFSATAAQQTPAQPLEKDKENQKLSENVPDSTSIAQTNSAAAEATTKDDPKSLDDTAQPDLSTGMKVKELARMFSATTNQETAVQPTEKRKLSQVKLLAQRFSVIPAQETAVRPKKKDKENYYLSQVQRVPDSTGATAKMNPAATEATTERDPKSSCETEQLSDFSTGMKVKDLARMFLAATTQDTAVRPRRNTET
- the LOC108874164 gene encoding uncharacterized protein LOC108874164 isoform X7, with product MASAPASPSETCSLENHLTCSICMDTFRDPVTTACGHSFCKKCLKANLKYNAKVCPICMTSVPSSPVVNFVLRDIVQQQQKEKKTPEENEDLYTGKDDKEASDTCTDQKVGAERLKGHNLVTPVRNVGDGACLKYGCPSEIKTPLQSCKTAEMSLQVCHCGWSKVTTYQGLRTHQGRMGCTMKGVRVAESDQQFMWTNVELTNAQKDLRLDVYTSFKTDTYFYSDKSLQVCHCGWTKMTTYQGLRIHQGKMGCTPKGVRIPKEEQYYWKNQWEVEVKVKVDQRKCQPAKRAIIKEEKVLEPPGMYVSTNSAATVNERYKSTFAPPKEAQRSSRRTTKSKSDYQHQDFYTLPQVNRSVREPPVTLPPVVRPKEKKAKHQTLSQTEDRRAMTGNQRKIHDWTDYATTAASIKEEPKSPFATPQPHFQRPTKSKPGHQLYDFSIYPQTADSRAMTGSRSNGRTDLRTTAPVIKEELHSPFVTPQYSLQRPTNSNLGHQRQDFYNLPQTADCRAMTGNQRKIHGCTGYETTAVTKEEPKSSLEAPQQSFQRAVTSNAGHQLYDVSAGVQATKSVREPPITPPPAPVVSPREKEIKHQTLSQDVPVSSTISSATIKEEPKSPLPIPPPSFPRATHPKPGNQPQGFSTGEQVNGSAREHPPTTVAQPRETDRKENEVRQKRPRPEILPKIQMKEKMRNIRAAERACENVPDSTSTTNQRNSAAAEATTEHVESMGETTQPDFSTGLTVKELARMFSATTNQETAVQPTEKRKLSQVKLLAQRFSVIPAQETAVRPKKKDKENYYLSQVQRVPDSTGATAKMNPAATEATTERDPKSSCETEQLSDFSTGMKVKDLARMFLAATTQDTAVRPRRNTET
- the LOC108874164 gene encoding proteoglycan 4 isoform X5, producing the protein MASAPASPSETCSLENHLTCSICMDTFRDPVTTACGHSFCKKCLKANLKYNAKVCPICMTSVPSSPVVNFVLRDIVQQQQKEKKTPEENEDLYTGKDDKEASDTCTDQKVGAERLKGHNLVTPVRNVGDGACLKYGCPSEIKTPLQSCKTAEMSLQVCHCGWSKVTTYQGLRTHQGRMGCTMKGVRVAESDQQFMWTNVELTNAQKDLRLDVYTSFKTDTYFYSDKSLQVCHCGWTKMTTYQGLRIHQGKMGCTPKGVRIPKEEQYYWKNQWEVEVKVKVDQRKCQPAKRAIIKEEKVLEPPGMYVSTNSAATVNERYKSTFAPPKEAQRSSRRTTKSKSDYQHQDFYTLPQTEDRRAMTGNQRKIHDWTDYATTAASIKEEPKSPFATPQPHFQRPTKSKPGHQLYDFSIYPQTADSRAMTGSRSNGRTDLRTTAPVIKEELHSPFVTPQYSLQRPTNSNLGHQRQDFYNLPQTADCRAMTGNQRKIHGCTGYETTAVTKEEPKSSLEAPQQSFQRAVTSNAGHQLYDVSAGVQATKSVREPPITPPPAPVVSPREKEIKHQTLSQDVPVSSTISSATIKEEPKSPLPIPPPSFPRATHPKPGNQPQGFSTGEQVNGSAREHPPTTVAQPRETDRKENEVRQKRPRPEILPKIQMKEKMRNIRAAERACENVPDSTSTTNQRNSAAAEATTEHVESMGETTQPDFSTGLTVKELARMFSATTTQNTAVQSKEQNGEKPVLSQAKPLVQRFSATAAQQTPAQPLEKDKENQKLSENVPDSTSIAQTNSAAAEATTKDDPKSLDDTAQPDLSTGMKVKELARMFSATTNQETAVQPTEKRKLSQVKLLAQRFSVIPAQETAVRPKKKDKENYYLSQVQRVPDSTGATAKMNPAATEATTERDPKSSCETEQLSDFSTGMKVKDLARMFLAATTQDTAVRPRRNTET
- the LOC108874164 gene encoding proteoglycan 4 isoform X2 produces the protein MASAPASPSETCSLENHLTCSICMDTFRDPVTTACGHSFCKKCLKANLKYNAKVCPICMTSVPSSPVVNFVLRDIVQQQQKEKKTPEENEDLYTGKDDKEASDTCTDQKVGAERLKGHNLVTPVRNVGDGACLKYGCPSEIKTPLQSCKTAEMSLQVCHCGWSKVTTYQGLRTHQGRMGCTMKGVRVAESDQQFMWTNVELTNAQKDLRLDVYTSFKTDTYFYSDKSLQVCHCGWTKMTTYQGLRIHQGKMGCTPKGVRIPKEEQYYWKNQWEVEVKVKVDQRKCQPAKRAIIKEEKVLEPPGMYVSTNSAATVNERYKSTFAPPKEAQRSSRRTTKSKSDYQHQDFYTLPQVNRSVREPPVTLPPVVRPKEKKAKHQTLSQTEDRRAMTGNQRKIHDWTDYATTAASIKEEPKSPFATPQPHFQRPTKSKPGHQLYDFSIYPQTADSRAMTGSRSNGRTDLRTTAPVIKEELHSPFVTPQYSLQRPTNSNLGHQRQDFYNLPQTADCRAMTGNQRKIHGCTGYETTAVTKEEPKSSLEAPQQSFQRAVTSNAGHQLYDVSAGVQATKSVREPPITPPPAPVVSPREKEIKHQTLSQDVPVSSTISSATIKEEPKSPLPIPPPSFPRATHPKPGNQPQGFSTGEQVNGSAREHPPTTVAQPRETDRKENEVRQKRPRPEILPKIQMKEKMRNIRAAERACENVPDSTSTTNQRNSAAAEATTEHVESMGETTQPDFSTGLTVKELARMFSATTTQNTAVQSKEQNGEKPVLSQAKPLVQRFSATAAQQTPAQPLEKDKENQKLSENVPDSTSIAQTNSAAAEATTKDDPKSLDDTAQPDLSTGMKVKELARMFSATTNQETAVQPTEKRKLSQVKLLAQRFSVIPAQETAVRPKKKDKENYYLSQRVPDSTGATAKMNPAATEATTERDPKSSCETEQLSDFSTGMKVKDLARMFLAATTQDTAVRPRRNTET
- the LOC108874164 gene encoding proteoglycan 4 isoform X4 is translated as MASAPASPSETCSLENHLTCSICMDTFRDPVTTACGHSFCKKCLKANLKYNAKVCPICMTSVPSSPVVNFVLRDIVQQQQKEKKTPEENEDLYTGKDDKEASDTCTDQKVGAERLKGHNLVTPVRNVGDGACLKYGCPSEIKTPLQSCKTAEMSLQVCHCGWSKVTTYQGLRTHQGRMGCTMKGVRVAESDQQFMWTNVELTNAQKDLRLDVYTSFKTDTYFYSDKSLQVCHCGWTKMTTYQGLRIHQGKMGCTPKGVRIPKEEQYYWKNQWEVEVKVKVDQRKCQPAKRAIIKEEKVLEPPGMYVSTNSAATVNERYKSTFAPPKEAQRSSRRTTKSKSDYQHQDFYTLPQVNRSVREPPVTLPPVVRPKEKKAKHQTLSQTEDRRAMTGNQRKIHDWTDYATTAASIKEEPKSPFATPQPHFQRPTKSKPGHQLYDFSIYPQTADSRAMTGSRSNGRTDLRTTAPVIKEELHSPFVTPQYSLQRPTNSNLGHQRQDFYNLPQTADCRAMTGNQRKIHGCTGYETTAVTKEEPKSSLEAPQQSFQRAVTSNAGHQLYDVSAGVQATKSDVPVSSTISSATIKEEPKSPLPIPPPSFPRATHPKPGNQPQGFSTGEQVNGSAREHPPTTVAQPRETDRKENEVRQKRPRPEILPKIQMKEKMRNIRAAERACENVPDSTSTTNQRNSAAAEATTEHVESMGETTQPDFSTGLTVKELARMFSATTTQNTAVQSKEQNGEKPVLSQAKPLVQRFSATAAQQTPAQPLEKDKENQKLSENVPDSTSIAQTNSAAAEATTKDDPKSLDDTAQPDLSTGMKVKELARMFSATTNQETAVQPTEKRKLSQVKLLAQRFSVIPAQETAVRPKKKDKENYYLSQVQRVPDSTGATAKMNPAATEATTERDPKSSCETEQLSDFSTGMKVKDLARMFLAATTQDTAVRPRRNTET
- the LOC108874164 gene encoding proteoglycan 4 isoform X9, encoding MSLQVCHCGWSKVTTYQGLRTHQGRMGCTMKGVRVAESDQQFMWTNVELTNAQKDLRLDVYTSFKTDTYFYSDKSLQVCHCGWTKMTTYQGLRIHQGKMGCTPKGVRIPKEEQYYWKNQWEVEVKVKVDQRKCQPAKRAIIKEEKVLEPPGMYVSTNSAATVNERYKSTFAPPKEAQRSSRRTTKSKSDYQHQDFYTLPQVNRSVREPPVTLPPVVRPKEKKAKHQTLSQTEDRRAMTGNQRKIHDWTDYATTAASIKEEPKSPFATPQPHFQRPTKSKPGHQLYDFSIYPQTADSRAMTGSRSNGRTDLRTTAPVIKEELHSPFVTPQYSLQRPTNSNLGHQRQDFYNLPQTADCRAMTGNQRKIHGCTGYETTAVTKEEPKSSLEAPQQSFQRAVTSNAGHQLYDVSAGVQATKSVREPPITPPPAPVVSPREKEIKHQTLSQDVPVSSTISSATIKEEPKSPLPIPPPSFPRATHPKPGNQPQGFSTGEQVNGSAREHPPTTVAQPRETDRKENEVRQKRPRPEILPKIQMKEKMRNIRAAERACENVPDSTSTTNQRNSAAAEATTEHVESMGETTQPDFSTGLTVKELARMFSATTTQNTAVQSKEQNGEKPVLSQAKPLVQRFSATAAQQTPAQPLEKDKENQKLSENVPDSTSIAQTNSAAAEATTKDDPKSLDDTAQPDLSTGMKVKELARMFSATTNQETAVQPTEKRKLSQVKLLAQRFSVIPAQETAVRPKKKDKENYYLSQVQRVPDSTGATAKMNPAATEATTERDPKSSCETEQLSDFSTGMKVKDLARMFLAATTQDTAVRPRRNTET
- the LOC108874164 gene encoding proteoglycan 4 isoform X8, which encodes MASAPASPSETCSLENHLTCSICMDTFRDPVTTACGHSFCKKCLKANLKYNAKVCPICMTSVPSSPVVNFVLRDIVQQQQKEKKTPEENEDLYTGKDDKEASDTCTDQKVGAERLKGHNLVTPVRNVGDGACLKYGCPSEIKTPLQSCKKVLEPPGMYVSTNSAATVNERYKSTFAPPKEAQRSSRRTTKSKSDYQHQDFYTLPQVNRSVREPPVTLPPVVRPKEKKAKHQTLSQTEDRRAMTGNQRKIHDWTDYATTAASIKEEPKSPFATPQPHFQRPTKSKPGHQLYDFSIYPQTADSRAMTGSRSNGRTDLRTTAPVIKEELHSPFVTPQYSLQRPTNSNLGHQRQDFYNLPQTADCRAMTGNQRKIHGCTGYETTAVTKEEPKSSLEAPQQSFQRAVTSNAGHQLYDVSAGVQATKSVREPPITPPPAPVVSPREKEIKHQTLSQDVPVSSTISSATIKEEPKSPLPIPPPSFPRATHPKPGNQPQGFSTGEQVNGSAREHPPTTVAQPRETDRKENEVRQKRPRPEILPKIQMKEKMRNIRAAERACENVPDSTSTTNQRNSAAAEATTEHVESMGETTQPDFSTGLTVKELARMFSATTTQNTAVQSKEQNGEKPVLSQAKPLVQRFSATAAQQTPAQPLEKDKENQKLSENVPDSTSIAQTNSAAAEATTKDDPKSLDDTAQPDLSTGMKVKELARMFSATTNQETAVQPTEKRKLSQVKLLAQRFSVIPAQETAVRPKKKDKENYYLSQVQRVPDSTGATAKMNPAATEATTERDPKSSCETEQLSDFSTGMKVKDLARMFLAATTQDTAVRPRRNTET